The bacterium genome contains the following window.
CGAGGGCACCTGCCCCCAGTGCCACAGCCCCGGCGCCCGCGGCGACCAGTGCGAGAAGTGCGGCTCGTCGCTCAACCCCGACGAGCTGATCGAGCCGCGCAGCGTGCTGGACAACTCGCCGCTGGAGAAGCGCGCCACGGTCCACTGGTACCTGCCCCTGGACGCCTGGCAGCCGGAGCTCGAGTCCTGGCTGGCCACGCACCCGGAGTGGAAGGAGAACGTCCTGAACTACTGCCGCGGCTGGTTCCAGGACGGCCTGCAGCCGCGCGCCGCCACCCGCGACCTGCACTGGGGCGTGCCGGTGCCCCTGCCGGACCACGAGGGCAAGGTCTTCTACGTCTGGTTCGACGCGCCCATCGGCTACATCTCCGCGACGCGCGAGTGGGCGGCCGCGCGGGGCGATCCCGAGGCGTGGCGCCTCTGGTGGCAGGACCCGGACTCGCGCCTGGTCCACTTCATCGGCAAGGACAACATCGTCTTCCACGCGATCATGTTCCCCGGCATGCTGATGCACCACTCCGAGCCCTGGGTGCTGCCGGACAACGTCCCGGCCAACGAGTTCCTGAACCTCGAAGGCAACAAGCTGTCCACCAGCCGCGGCTACGCCGTCTGGCTGCCCGATTTCCTGCAGCGCTTCTCCGCGGACACGCTGCGCTACACGCTGGCGCGCACGCTGCCCGAGACCAAGGACACGAACTTCACCTGGGAGGGCCTGCAGTCGCGCTCCGACAACGAGCTGGGCAACAACTTCGGCAACCTCATCAACCGCGTGTTCACCTTCGCGCACAAGTACTTCGAGGGGCGCGTGCCCGCCTGGACCGAGGCCGACCTGACCGACCTGGACCGCGCCGCCCTGGACGAGGTGGCCGCCTGCCGCGGGCGCTGGGCCGAGCGCCTGGAGCGCTTCGAGATCCGCGCCGCGCTGGACGAAGCCTTCGCCGCCGGCCAGACCGGCAACCGCTACTTCGACGAGTCGGCCCCCTTCCGCAGCCGCAAGGACGACCTGGCGCGCTGCGGCGTCTCGATCGCGGTCACGCTGCAGATCGTGCGGCAGATCGTGGTGATGCTGGCGCCGGTGGTGCCGTTCAGCATGGCGAAGGTGTGGGGGTGGCTGGGGATGGAGTCCGACCTGCACCGCGGCGGCTGGGCGGAGGGGCTCGAGGCGTTGCCTGCCGGGCGAGCGCTGGGGACGCCGGAGATTTTGTTCCCCAGGCTGGATCCCGACGTCATCGCTGCCGAGGTCGAACGGCTGCGGGCGTTGACGGACG
Protein-coding sequences here:
- the metG gene encoding methionine--tRNA ligase, translating into MSKFQRTLVTAALPYANGEIHLGHLAGAYLPADVYARYLRLRGRDVLFICGTDEYGVPITLTAEKQGITPQELVDRNHASIKASFEGFGMTFDNFSQTSRAIHTETSQAFFLDLHRRGVLVQKSSEQFYSPTQGRFLADRYIEGTCPQCHSPGARGDQCEKCGSSLNPDELIEPRSVLDNSPLEKRATVHWYLPLDAWQPELESWLATHPEWKENVLNYCRGWFQDGLQPRAATRDLHWGVPVPLPDHEGKVFYVWFDAPIGYISATREWAAARGDPEAWRLWWQDPDSRLVHFIGKDNIVFHAIMFPGMLMHHSEPWVLPDNVPANEFLNLEGNKLSTSRGYAVWLPDFLQRFSADTLRYTLARTLPETKDTNFTWEGLQSRSDNELGNNFGNLINRVFTFAHKYFEGRVPAWTEADLTDLDRAALDEVAACRGRWAERLERFEIRAALDEAFAAGQTGNRYFDESAPFRSRKDDLARCGVSIAVTLQIVRQIVVMLAPVVPFSMAKVWGWLGMESDLHRGGWAEGLEALPAGRALGTPEILFPRLDPDVIAAEVERLRALTDGLA